The following proteins are encoded in a genomic region of Hydra vulgaris chromosome 05, alternate assembly HydraT2T_AEP:
- the LOC136080573 gene encoding uncharacterized protein LOC136080573 — protein MATEGVLSIMDIEDFEEKDFLFLLEEIKDEIEIIIDDEEIDFSINEDGIYLPSIVELSSENDELLNSSNIIQTTRTVATTLYICPNCTKPYKRISYYEKHLETCKGACFNLGPALNDSSQQRLKNIFSDLFWIVIDLTSKDLILNLSFGLLKSPGNITALLASKISTERELYGSCFNDFIGYLLLKMLPILNLYSSTAVSREKLCKLLHSLCICEELNKKFL, from the exons ATGGCAACTGAAGGTGTTCTATCTATTATGGATATTGAggattttgaagaaaaagattttttatttttgcttgaagaaataaaagatgaaattgaaattataattgATGATGAAGAAATTGATTTCAGTATAAATGAAG ACGGCATCTATTTACCATCTATTGTTGAGTTAAGCAGCGAAAATGATGAACTTTTAAACTCCTCAAATATTATTCAAACAACAAGAACTGTTGCAACTACATTATATATATGTCCTAATTGCACAAAACCTTACAAGAGAATTTcatattatgaaaaacatttggAAACGTGCAAAGGAGCATGCTT CAATTTAGGTCCTGCTCTAAATGATAGTTCACAACAAAGATTGAAGAATATTTTTAGTGATTTGTTTTGGATAGTAATTGATTTAACATCCAAggacttaattttaaatttgagttttgGTCTGCTAAAGTCGCCTGGAAACATTACTGCATTACTTGCATCCAAAATCAGTACAGAAAGAGAACTGTATGGAagttgttttaatgattttattggCTATCTTTTGCTGAAAATGTTACCGATCTTGAATTTATATAGCTCTACAGCTGTATCTCGAGAGAAACTTTGCAAACTTCTTCATAGTTTATGTATATGTGAagaactaaacaaaaaatttttatag